A genomic region of Pirellulales bacterium contains the following coding sequences:
- the csrA gene encoding carbon storage regulator CsrA yields the protein MLVLTRKTGQAIRIGETVTITVVQLSRHRVRIGIDAPDAVTVHRGEIFERIQQSLLSDGITVEMSTAKSSAR from the coding sequence ATGCTCGTGCTGACCAGAAAAACCGGGCAAGCCATCCGGATTGGCGAAACGGTAACGATTACCGTGGTTCAGCTCTCTCGACATCGAGTCCGCATCGGCATCGACGCCCCCGACGCCGTCACCGTGCATCGCGGCGAGATCTTCGAGCGCATCCAGCAATCGCTGCTATCCGACGGAATCACCGTCGAAATGAGCACGGCGAAATCTTCCGCGCGCTAG
- a CDS encoding Gfo/Idh/MocA family oxidoreductase → MSSSTRRTFLKQSLVAAGGMSTFAMAGRRSAARDLGPNDTIRIAIAGLNGRGREHVKQFSNMKGVEIVYLVDPDERAFGTRIPGSPIPVDTIKEKTGVTPKLVKDIREVLDDPNVDAITIAAPNHWHSLMTIWGCQAGKDVYVEKPVSHNIHEGRIAVETARKHNRIVQHGTQSRSSNGWAGAVDFIKSGAAGKLLVSRGLCYKGRGSIKTQQPSDPPPQLDFNLWLGPAPQQAYHKNLVPYNWHWFWDTGNGDIGNQGVHQMDIARWGIPGATLPKSVVSLGGRFGYEDQGQTPNSQISVMDFGDTQLIFEVRGLRTPDFHGEKVGNFFHCEGGLVTEGKFYPKDSTEAQPIASAPRGPGGGHFQNFIEAVRSRQQSDLNADILEGHYSSALCHLANMSYRLGEETPFVPQTKSFGDNAEAYETLARMEEYLGKTNSIPLEGLKYRLGRKLTVDGPNETITGDEDAVALLTRNYRAPFTVPDKVA, encoded by the coding sequence ATGTCGAGTTCGACTCGCCGTACGTTTTTGAAGCAGTCGCTGGTTGCCGCCGGAGGCATGTCCACCTTCGCCATGGCCGGCAGACGGTCGGCAGCGCGCGACCTGGGGCCGAACGACACCATCCGCATCGCGATCGCCGGGCTGAACGGCCGTGGCCGCGAGCACGTTAAGCAGTTTTCGAACATGAAGGGGGTCGAGATCGTGTACCTGGTCGATCCGGACGAACGTGCTTTCGGCACGCGGATCCCCGGCTCGCCGATCCCGGTCGACACGATCAAGGAAAAGACCGGCGTCACGCCGAAGCTGGTCAAAGACATTCGCGAGGTGCTCGACGATCCGAATGTCGATGCCATCACGATCGCAGCGCCCAACCATTGGCATTCGCTGATGACGATTTGGGGCTGCCAAGCCGGCAAGGATGTGTACGTCGAAAAACCGGTCAGCCACAACATTCATGAAGGGCGGATCGCGGTCGAAACAGCGCGCAAGCACAATCGCATCGTGCAACACGGCACGCAAAGCCGTTCGAGCAACGGTTGGGCCGGCGCCGTGGACTTCATTAAGAGCGGCGCCGCGGGCAAGCTCTTGGTATCGCGCGGCCTGTGCTACAAGGGACGCGGCAGCATCAAGACTCAGCAGCCGTCGGATCCGCCGCCGCAATTGGACTTCAACCTATGGCTCGGCCCCGCGCCCCAACAGGCGTATCACAAGAACCTGGTGCCGTACAACTGGCACTGGTTCTGGGACACCGGCAACGGCGACATCGGCAACCAGGGCGTTCATCAGATGGATATCGCCCGCTGGGGTATTCCCGGTGCCACGCTGCCGAAGAGCGTCGTCAGCCTGGGCGGTCGCTTCGGTTACGAAGATCAAGGACAGACGCCGAATTCGCAGATCTCGGTCATGGACTTCGGCGATACGCAGTTGATCTTCGAGGTGCGCGGCCTGCGTACGCCCGACTTCCACGGCGAGAAGGTCGGCAACTTCTTCCATTGCGAAGGGGGCCTGGTGACCGAAGGGAAGTTCTATCCCAAGGACAGCACCGAAGCACAGCCGATCGCTAGCGCGCCGCGCGGCCCCGGCGGCGGCCACTTCCAGAACTTCATCGAGGCGGTGCGCAGCCGGCAACAGTCCGACCTGAACGCCGACATCCTGGAAGGGCATTACTCCAGCGCCCTGTGCCATTTGGCGAACATGTCGTATCGGTTGGGCGAAGAGACTCCCTTCGTGCCGCAGACCAAATCGTTCGGCGACAATGCCGAGGCGTACGAGACCTTGGCGCGGATGGAAGAGTACCTCGGCAAGACCAACTCGATCCCGCTCGAAGGGCTCAAGTATCGGCTAGGCCGCAAGCTCACCGTGGACGGGCCGAACGAGACGATCACCGGAGACGAGGACGCCGTAGCACTGCTGACACGCAACTACCGAGCACCGTTTACCGTGCCCGACAAGGTCGCCTAA
- a CDS encoding glycosyltransferase family 4 protein, whose amino-acid sequence MRICFYTETALPKLGGQELVIDALARQFLALGHEPLVLAPPPKRRRVAAHDAQLPYPVLRHPRFVSTRYFVEWYATFLRRAFRRHAFDVLHCHSIYPCAYLASLCRDEFGVPLVITSHGGDVHAAGRRLAKPGIPARYERSLAAADALISISKFTTAGYQRLCPTATTIEAIPNGVDLAPFAQTLARPEQLSSAIPAGEYILFLGRLNRRKGVDVLVDALAQLPPHLSTPLVIAGDGDERTALAAQCAQLGLAGRVHFVGAVSGAAKVWLLQNCRFTVIPSRTWEAFPLVVLESFAAGKPVVGTMIPGLADLVTPDQTGLLVPPESPTALAAALAELLSDESVTHGYGRNAAQIVQEFDWRHIARQHLDLYSRLRGGGVSESRSIKSVPQAMARQSTIMPSRSDAEFARR is encoded by the coding sequence ATGCGGATCTGCTTTTACACCGAAACGGCCCTGCCGAAGCTGGGTGGCCAGGAGCTGGTGATTGACGCCCTGGCGCGGCAGTTCCTTGCGCTGGGACACGAACCACTGGTGCTGGCGCCGCCGCCCAAACGCCGCCGCGTCGCCGCGCACGATGCGCAGTTGCCCTACCCGGTGCTGCGGCATCCGCGTTTTGTTTCGACGCGCTACTTTGTCGAATGGTATGCGACCTTTCTGCGACGCGCGTTTCGTCGCCATGCGTTCGATGTGTTGCACTGCCACTCGATTTATCCGTGCGCCTACCTGGCGTCGCTGTGCCGGGACGAGTTCGGCGTGCCGCTGGTGATTACCAGCCACGGCGGTGACGTGCATGCCGCCGGGCGACGCCTGGCCAAGCCCGGCATCCCTGCTCGGTATGAGCGCAGCCTGGCCGCGGCCGATGCCCTGATCTCGATCAGCAAATTTACGACCGCGGGGTACCAGCGGCTTTGTCCGACCGCGACTACGATCGAAGCCATCCCGAATGGCGTCGATCTCGCGCCGTTTGCCCAGACGCTAGCCCGGCCCGAACAGTTGTCGTCAGCGATTCCGGCCGGCGAGTACATCCTGTTCCTCGGGCGATTGAATCGTCGCAAAGGGGTTGACGTGCTGGTCGATGCCCTGGCGCAACTGCCGCCACACTTGTCCACGCCGCTAGTGATCGCCGGCGATGGCGACGAACGCACGGCGCTTGCCGCGCAATGTGCGCAGCTAGGCCTCGCGGGACGCGTCCATTTCGTCGGCGCTGTCAGTGGCGCCGCCAAGGTCTGGTTGTTGCAGAACTGCCGCTTTACCGTGATTCCGTCGCGCACCTGGGAGGCGTTTCCGCTGGTCGTGCTCGAAAGCTTCGCCGCCGGCAAGCCAGTCGTCGGCACGATGATCCCTGGCCTGGCGGACCTGGTCACGCCGGATCAGACGGGTTTGCTCGTGCCGCCGGAATCCCCAACGGCACTCGCCGCCGCGCTCGCGGAATTACTATCCGATGAATCGGTCACGCACGGTTACGGCCGTAACGCCGCGCAGATCGTGCAAGAATTCGACTGGCGACACATCGCCCGGCAGCATCTCGACCTCTACTCCCGCCTGCGCGGCGGAGGCGTCTCGGAATCGCGCTCGATCAAGTCCGTTCCACAGGCGATGGCCCGGCAGTCAACGATCATGCCCTCGCGGTCTGATGCCGAGTTCGCACGTCGCTAG
- a CDS encoding J domain-containing protein has translation MKPLPEDMREWPRDPRQLLGVKPGADAREVKRAYVRLIKIYKPEHYPKEFRRLRDAYEALQRLATGQNWIIDQGHVSISFDVPPTAQITVTSTPNNDSAPTDPGPVAPTSERIIPADPFESAWKEALAGNVDSAYADISRRVLAGDQPEEAYLRLYWLAFTYPQASPARTALDWLTQGLRVHGLSSRLGAIFRQRLQASPQEALLEPVEQLVLALSDPRDIADLLDCRWRACQRLGHGQTTRPSLCVETMTRDIESSAARILAVDELIWANLLFRAIEHAAWDKREPHADFVQTLSRQLNGAHHLHSRLETTFDESERLLRDARTWRGLYRIKSSPWTSSIAPHILDFVQASVLFPAAELEQDARQLAARIVESPNSALKVLDALATASPLLAARVSNTLYQVGCHCDLPELDTSRSGLAMVARNFVYESPWYKYQKFRHALLSFCCEEAIAPSDIAELIDEDPELVTGSRRRLSNAISADRTLECVYLAHRIFGEV, from the coding sequence GTGAAGCCGTTACCGGAAGACATGCGTGAATGGCCGCGTGATCCCCGTCAATTGTTGGGGGTCAAGCCGGGCGCCGACGCGCGCGAGGTGAAGCGAGCTTACGTACGGCTCATCAAGATTTACAAGCCGGAGCACTATCCCAAGGAATTCCGACGCCTGCGCGACGCCTACGAAGCACTTCAAAGGCTCGCCACTGGGCAGAATTGGATCATTGACCAAGGTCACGTTTCGATTTCGTTCGACGTCCCGCCAACCGCACAGATTACCGTTACGTCTACGCCGAATAACGATTCGGCCCCGACTGATCCCGGACCAGTAGCGCCAACGTCAGAGAGGATTATCCCAGCCGATCCCTTCGAGAGCGCCTGGAAGGAAGCCCTGGCCGGCAATGTCGATAGCGCGTACGCGGACATCTCGAGACGTGTCCTGGCCGGGGATCAACCCGAAGAGGCGTATCTGCGTCTGTACTGGCTGGCGTTCACCTATCCGCAGGCCTCGCCGGCTCGCACCGCGCTCGATTGGTTAACACAGGGATTGCGCGTTCACGGGCTGTCGTCGCGATTGGGGGCGATATTTCGTCAACGCCTGCAGGCCTCGCCGCAGGAGGCCCTGCTGGAGCCTGTCGAGCAACTTGTGCTCGCGCTCTCCGACCCGCGCGACATCGCGGACCTACTCGATTGCCGTTGGCGTGCTTGCCAGCGTCTGGGCCACGGTCAGACAACCCGCCCATCCTTATGCGTGGAGACCATGACGCGCGACATCGAGTCCTCGGCCGCGCGCATCCTGGCCGTCGACGAGTTGATCTGGGCCAACTTACTCTTTCGTGCGATCGAGCATGCCGCATGGGACAAACGCGAGCCGCATGCCGACTTTGTCCAGACGCTGAGTCGTCAACTCAACGGCGCCCACCATTTGCACTCGCGGCTCGAAACGACCTTTGACGAAAGCGAAAGATTGCTGCGCGATGCCCGTACATGGCGCGGACTTTATCGCATTAAAAGTTCCCCCTGGACGTCCAGTATCGCGCCGCACATCCTCGACTTTGTTCAGGCATCCGTACTTTTCCCGGCGGCCGAGCTGGAGCAGGATGCGCGTCAACTCGCTGCGCGGATCGTCGAATCTCCCAATAGCGCGCTCAAAGTCCTCGACGCACTGGCCACGGCGTCGCCTCTTCTGGCCGCCCGCGTCAGCAACACCCTCTATCAGGTCGGATGTCATTGCGATTTGCCCGAGCTGGATACATCGCGTTCCGGCCTGGCGATGGTGGCTCGGAACTTCGTCTACGAAAGCCCCTGGTATAAATACCAAAAGTTTCGCCACGCGCTTCTGAGTTTCTGCTGCGAAGAGGCCATTGCGCCTTCCGACATCGCAGAACTGATTGACGAAGATCCGGAGCTGGTTACCGGCTCTCGGCGGCGGCTGTCTAACGCCATCAGCGCCGATCGGACGCTCGAGTGCGTGTATCTAGCGCACCGTATTTTCGGCGAGGTCTGA
- a CDS encoding molecular chaperone HscC gives MATILGIDLGTTNSLAAHLTDDGPRIIPNALGQPLTPSVVAVDKAGVLLVGQAAFELQVTEPNRCASLFKRFMGSDWSTTLGGRKFTPEMLSSLVLRSLKQDAEAALGETIGRAVITVPAYFNDQQRKATIAAGEMAGFVVERIVNEPTAAALAYGFHEAAEDKLILVFDLGGGTFDVSVVEIFEGAVEVRASSGESFLGGEDFTRAMAARVLETQGLSFEHAEAQAPRLVSRIIQQCEIAKRRMSRDETAEVRICTRDGEFGPDAPQVTLRRPDFEQWTQSLLARVELPIRRALGDAKLGRNDIDQVILVGGATRMPAVVELVRRMFNKEPRQKLNPDEVVALGAAVQAGLIAQHRGVADLVVTDVCPFSLGIETSKQFGRERRDGYFAPIIDRNTTIPVSEVKRFSTLDANQTQLKVKVYQGESRRVAGNLLLGEFMVSEIPRGPAGSEYVDVRFTYDLNGVLEVEATVVSTKQRMRRLITKHAKGLSAAQIEAAARDMAKLKTSPREEATNRFLLQRAERVYRELPLAEREFLTGLLDGFEGALDVKDAQAIERFRVALVEFLDVHDGGQEDAAEDADA, from the coding sequence ATGGCTACGATCCTCGGAATCGACCTGGGCACGACCAACTCGCTGGCCGCCCACCTGACCGACGATGGTCCGCGCATTATCCCTAATGCCTTGGGCCAGCCGCTCACCCCGTCCGTGGTTGCCGTCGATAAAGCCGGGGTGTTGCTGGTCGGGCAAGCGGCGTTTGAGTTGCAAGTGACCGAGCCGAACCGGTGCGCATCACTGTTCAAGCGATTCATGGGCTCAGATTGGTCCACGACACTTGGCGGGCGCAAGTTCACGCCGGAAATGCTATCGAGCCTGGTGCTCCGTTCCTTGAAGCAAGATGCCGAGGCCGCGCTCGGCGAAACGATCGGCCGCGCCGTGATCACGGTCCCGGCCTATTTCAACGATCAGCAGCGCAAGGCAACGATCGCGGCTGGCGAAATGGCCGGCTTCGTTGTCGAGCGCATCGTCAACGAACCCACGGCGGCCGCCCTGGCCTACGGCTTTCACGAAGCGGCCGAGGATAAGTTGATCCTGGTCTTCGATCTGGGGGGCGGTACGTTCGACGTCTCGGTGGTCGAGATTTTCGAGGGGGCCGTCGAGGTCCGGGCTTCGTCCGGCGAAAGCTTTCTCGGGGGCGAGGATTTCACCCGCGCCATGGCGGCGCGCGTGCTGGAAACGCAGGGGCTGTCGTTTGAACATGCCGAGGCGCAAGCACCGCGTCTGGTATCGCGCATCATTCAACAGTGCGAGATTGCCAAACGCCGGATGTCGCGCGACGAAACCGCCGAGGTGCGGATTTGCACTCGGGACGGAGAATTTGGTCCCGACGCGCCGCAAGTGACCCTACGCCGTCCAGACTTCGAGCAGTGGACACAATCGCTGCTGGCCCGCGTCGAATTGCCGATCCGTCGCGCTCTGGGGGATGCGAAGCTCGGGCGCAACGATATCGATCAGGTCATTCTCGTGGGGGGCGCTACGCGGATGCCGGCCGTGGTCGAATTGGTACGCCGCATGTTCAACAAAGAGCCGCGGCAGAAGCTCAACCCCGACGAAGTCGTCGCGCTAGGCGCCGCCGTGCAGGCCGGTCTGATCGCGCAGCACCGCGGTGTCGCGGACCTGGTCGTCACGGACGTCTGCCCCTTTTCGTTGGGAATCGAAACCAGCAAACAATTCGGCCGCGAGCGGCGCGACGGCTATTTTGCCCCCATTATCGATCGCAACACCACGATTCCCGTCAGCGAAGTGAAGCGGTTCAGCACGCTCGACGCCAATCAGACGCAGCTCAAAGTCAAAGTCTATCAAGGCGAAAGCCGACGCGTGGCGGGAAACCTGCTGCTGGGTGAATTCATGGTCTCGGAAATTCCGCGTGGCCCGGCCGGTTCGGAATATGTCGATGTCCGCTTCACGTATGACCTGAACGGAGTGCTCGAAGTCGAAGCAACGGTCGTCTCGACCAAACAAAGAATGCGTCGCTTGATCACTAAACACGCCAAAGGTCTCTCCGCGGCCCAGATCGAGGCCGCGGCCCGGGACATGGCCAAGCTCAAGACAAGCCCGCGCGAAGAAGCCACAAATCGCTTTTTGCTGCAGCGTGCCGAGCGTGTGTATCGCGAATTGCCTCTCGCCGAGCGCGAGTTTCTCACCGGACTGTTGGATGGGTTCGAGGGTGCGTTAGATGTCAAGGATGCGCAGGCGATCGAGCGTTTTCGCGTAGCGCTCGTCGAATTCCTGGACGTTCACGACGGAGGTCAGGAAGACGCCGCGGAGGATGCGGATGCCTGA